The Cohnella abietis genome has a segment encoding these proteins:
- a CDS encoding SDR family oxidoreductase, producing MDNKLKGKVALVTGASRGIGREIAEELARNGAKVVVNYASSPDKAEEVVTGIKNNGGEAVAIQADISSVAEVERLFQETLKVYERIDILVNNAGIMITKPIASVTEEDFDKQFAINVKGTFFACQQAAKHMEENGRIINFSTSVAGLMFPTYSVYAGTKGAVEQFTRQLAKELGAKGITINTIAPGPINTELFTVGKSEEQIEGIRKTNAFGRLGEPDEIASVTLFLASEESKWITGQTIRVNGGMV from the coding sequence ATGGATAACAAATTGAAAGGCAAGGTGGCGCTAGTAACAGGTGCGTCTAGAGGAATTGGGCGTGAAATCGCCGAAGAGCTTGCCCGGAACGGGGCTAAGGTCGTAGTTAACTATGCAAGCAGTCCGGATAAGGCTGAAGAGGTTGTAACGGGAATTAAAAATAATGGCGGGGAAGCAGTAGCCATTCAAGCAGACATCAGCAGTGTGGCTGAAGTGGAGAGATTGTTTCAAGAGACACTAAAGGTATATGAACGTATTGATATTCTCGTCAACAACGCTGGGATTATGATTACAAAGCCGATTGCCAGTGTTACGGAAGAGGATTTCGATAAGCAATTTGCGATTAATGTGAAGGGTACCTTCTTTGCTTGCCAACAGGCAGCTAAGCATATGGAGGAGAACGGCCGCATTATTAATTTTTCAACCTCTGTTGCTGGTTTAATGTTCCCTACCTATAGTGTGTATGCTGGAACCAAGGGGGCGGTAGAGCAATTTACCCGTCAGTTGGCCAAAGAGTTAGGTGCGAAGGGGATTACGATTAACACGATTGCACCGGGACCGATTAACACTGAGCTATTCACGGTTGGCAAATCAGAGGAGCAGATTGAGGGTATTCGCAAAACGAATGCTTTCGGACGCCTCGGAGAACCAGATGAGATCGCAAGCGTCACATTATTCTTGGCCAGTGAGGAATCAAAGTGGATTACGGGTCAAACCATTCGTGTGAATGGCGGAATGGTGTAA